A genomic region of Trichothermofontia sichuanensis B231 contains the following coding sequences:
- a CDS encoding DUF3288 family protein — protein sequence MPPTEPKDQQHPLWQTDRQIVNRLLQETANDLNLAELARLRIRYQGFPGARDIQADLDRLLERWQLTEAELFRKTRQIHATAQVYCQRTTQREDWV from the coding sequence ATGCCACCCACAGAACCCAAAGATCAGCAACACCCCCTCTGGCAAACCGATCGGCAAATTGTCAATCGCCTCCTCCAGGAAACGGCCAATGACCTGAATCTGGCGGAATTGGCCCGGTTGCGCATTCGATATCAAGGTTTTCCCGGTGCCCGCGACATTCAAGCTGACTTGGATCGCCTCCTGGAACGCTGGCAATTGACTGAAGCCGAACTGTTCCGTAAAACCCGCCAAATCCACGCAACAGCCCAGGTGTATTGCCAACGCACGACCCAACGCGAAGACTGGGTGTAA